The nucleotide window AGCAGTCGGTGCATGCCGTCGATGACACGCATGGACGGACGGTGGGCGATGATCGGCGGCAGCGGCGCCTCCGATTCGGCGAGCAGACGGACGTGTTCGTCGTCCTCGCCCCACTGGCGAGGGGAGTCGGCGGGTAACAGGCGGGCGATCGGCACCACTTCCACGGTGGACAGTTCGGAGTCGAACGTGGACACGAGGCACTCGTCGGGGCGGCTCATTGCTCGATGCACCTCCGGGCACATGCGGTAAAGGGGCGGCGCCGGGCGGAACGAGCGGCGGGTTATCCCGTTCCGGCCAGCCACTGTCGTACCGACCCCATGGCCGATCCCGCGCTGTCGGCCTCGATGTCCCGGGTGAGGTCGGCGATCGTGATGCTCTTCAGGGCCGCCCGCCACGCGGCGTCGGCGGCGGCCATGGCCCGCGACACGGCGCAGGGCTTCTGGCACTCCTCGGGGCCCAGCGCGAGCGGGCCCTGCCTGCGGATCTCCGTACAGCGGAACGCCGGCTTCGGGCCGTCGATCGCCAGTACGACGTCCAGGACGGTGACCTGTGCGGGGGGCTGGGTGAACGCGTACCCCCCGACCGGTCCGGGCGTGGAGCGCAGGATGCCGGCCTGGGAGAGCGACTGCAGGTGCTTGGCGAGATAGGCCGGGGGGATGCCGTGCAGCTTCGCGAGCCGGGCGGCCGGTACCGGGGCCTGGCTCTGACCGAGCGAGACGCAGCAGTGCAGGGCCCACTCGACGCCATTGGACAGCTTCATGACGCCAGGATAGCAATCTCGGACCCCGAATATCCGAGATCCTGGTATAAACAAGGATGGAAAATATCCGAGATAGACGAAGGTGCAGGTCATGAGCGAGACTGAAGATCGTTTATCCTCTGCGTCCCCCGCCGTCGCGGCACCTGGTCGCCGCTCGGAACCCTCCGCTCCGCCATCCGGCCAGGAGCGGGCCGCCCTCGGTTTCGCCGCCGTCGCCCTGTTCGTGGCGGCGGCCAACCTCCGTCCCGCGATCGCCGCGGTCTCCCCTCTGGTGGACCGCATCCGCGCGGACCTGGACCTGTCGGCGACCGCGGTGGCGCTGCTGACGACCATCCCGACCCTGGCCATGGGCCTGTGCGCTCCGCTGGCCGCGTCCGTGGGCCGCCGGTGGGGACTGCAGCGAGGCGTGCTGATCGGCCTGGTCGTCGTCGCCGTGGCGACCGCCGCCCGCGGCCTGGGCGGGGCCACCTGGCTGCAGCTCTGTTGTGCCGCCGTCGTGGGCGCCGGCATCGCGATCTCCCAGACGCTGCTGCCGGCCGTCGTGAAGACCCGTTTCGCCGACCGCGCCGGCCTGGTGACCGGGATCTACACGGCGGGGCTCGGACTCGGCGGCGCGGTGGCGGCCGGCGCCAGCGCGCCCCTCGCCGACGCGCTCGACTCCTGGCCCGCGGCCCTGGCGTCGTGGGCCGTCCTCGCCGTCGCCGGCATCGTGCTCTGGTCGGCGGCGAAGGGACAGCTGCGCCTCGCGCACATCGACGGCCCGAAGGGCCCGGCCACCACCGGCCTGCCCTGGCGGTCCGGCCTGGCCTGGCGGATCACGGCGATCTCCGCCGGCAACTCCGCCCTGTACTACTGCGAGTTGGCGTGGATCGCGCCGCTGCTCCACGACGACGGCGGACTGAGCGAGGCCCGGGCCGGCTTCATGCTGACGGTGATGATCTCCATCCAGGTCGTCGCGATGCTGGGCGTTCCCGTCCTGCTCGGCGAGCGCGAGGACAAACGCCTCGGGCTGGCGGTGACGACGGTGCTGACCGCCGTGGGTTTCCTGGGCTTCGCCTTCAGCCCGGGCACCGGCACCTGGCTCTGGGTCCTCGCGATGGGCGTCGGACACGGCGGACTGTTCACGCTGGTGCTGACGCTGCCCGTCTCGGCGAGCCGTGATGCCGCGCAGGCCGGGCGGTTCGCCGCGATGGCGTTCTTCGTCGGCTACGCGTGCGCGGCCGTAGGGCCGGTCGTCGTGGGCGGCCTGCGCGACGCCACCGGCGACTACCGGTTGGCCTTCGGCCTGCTCACCGCGGCGACGCTGCTCATGCTGCTGCCCATCGCCCGGCTGTCGCCGCGGCGGATCGAGAAGGACCGACGCGCCGACGCTTGAGGCCGGTGCGTCGGCCGCCGGTCCGTTGCGGCCGACCGCGCGGCATCCGTTGACCGGTGGGCCGCGCGGTACCCGTAACCGGTAGGCCGCGCGGCATCCGTAGACCGGCCGACCACGCGGCACCCGTAGACCGGCAGGCCGCGCGGTTCCCGTAAACCGGCAGGCCACGCGGCACCCGTAGACCGGCCGGGTGTCGCGCATTCCGGAGACCGCCAGGCCGCGCGGTCCCGTAAACCGGCCGGGTGCCGGGCGGTTCCGGGAGACCGCCAGGCCGCGCGGTTCCCGGAGACCGCCAGGCCCGGCGGTTCCCATAGACCACCAGGCCCGGCGGTTCCCATAGACCGGCAGGCCCGGCGGTTCCCATAGACCGGCAGGAGTCCACCTAATCCCCCGGGGTGGGCTCCTGCCTCTTTCCCCGCGTGTGCCCATGGCTTGAGCACTTCTACTGCTTGACCTCGACAGGCGTTCTGCTCGACCTCGACAGGTGTTTGCGACGCTGACGGAACCCTGCGGTCCGGGTGGCGCGCCGGCCCTCACGGCGTCGCCCGGACCAACCTCCCCCTGGTCGAGAGGATGCGCATGGCCCCGTCGAAGGCACAGGTAGCCATCGTGGGAGGTGGCGTCGCCGGCCTGGTCACCGCCACGCTGCTGCACGGTCACGGCATGGATGTCCGGCTCTTCGAGCAGACACCGGTGTTCGGGGCCGTGGGCGCGGGCATCCAGCTCTCACCCAACGGGGTGCGCGTCCTGTACCGGCTCGGACTCGCGGACGCCCTCGCCCGGACCGGGGTGCGGGCCGGGGCCATCGAGACCCGGCGGTGGGACGACGCGAGCCTGATCGCCCGGGTCCCGCACGGCGCCCGGTGCGACGAACGGTTCGGCGCCCCGTACTACTTGATCCACCGCGCGGACCTGCAGCGCTGTCTGGTGTCCGCCCTGCCCGAGGACGTCGTCGAACTCGGCAGGGGCTGTGTCCGCCTGGTGGAGCGGCCCGACACGGTCGAACTCCACCTCACGGACGGCTCCGTCACCACCGCCGACCTGGTGATCGGGGCCGACGGCGTGCACTCCGTCGCCCGCAGGGCGGTCGTCGACGACGAACCCCGGTTCTCGGGCTACTCGGTGCACCGCGGCCTCGTACCGGCCGAGGTGATGCCCTCCTTCACCCATGACCCGCGGGTCGTGTTCTGGCTCGGCCCCGAGCGGCACGTCACGTACTACCCCATCGTGGGCGGCGACATGGTCCACTTCAGCGCCGTCGGCGTCAGCCCGGACGCCCGCTCCGGTTCCTCGTCCGTTCCGGGTACGACGGAGGACCTCGACGCGGCGTTCGCCGGCTGGCACGAGGAGGTCCGGCGGGTGGTGACCGCCGCCGAGTCGGTCACCCGCTGGGACCTGTACGACCGTGACATGGCCTGCCGCTACGCCACCGATCGGGTGGTGCTGCTGGGCGACGCCGCGCACCCCACCCTTCCCTATCTCTCGCAAGGGGCGAACCAGGCCCTGGAGGACGCCGTGGTCCTCGCGCGCTGCCTCCGCGAGGCCGGCCCCGGCACGCCGACCGGGGCCGTACGCCGCTACCAGGGGCTCCGCATGCCCCGTACCGCCGACATCCACCGGCGCGCCCGCGCACTGGGGCGGACGTTCCACCTGCCCGACGGCGCGCACCAGGAGCGGCGCGACCGTGACATGCGCGCACGGCAGAGCCTGGAGCACCTCGACTGGCTGTACGGCCACGACGCCGCGGCGGCGGCCACGCCCCCCGAACCGGCTTCCGGGCGGGAGCCCTCGGCCGCTCGTCTCACCCATCGCCCCTGACCTACGAGGAGAACCAGTGCTGCACACGTTGTTGAGCCGGGTCACCCGCGGGAACGGCTTCTACATCGGCGACATCTTCCATGCCGCCGCGCGCCGCGACGCCACCACGCAGGTGACGCTCGATCGCCCCCCGCAGTGGGCCCCCGAGCGCGGTACGCACTTCACCGTCGGGCAACTGGCGGACCAGATAGACGAGTTGGCGGCCAGGCTGTGGGCGGCCGGAGTCAGGCCCACCGAGCGGGTGGCGCTGTACAAGACCGACAACTTCGACATCGCGCTGCTCGCCTGCGCCGCCGCCCGCATCGGCGCCGTACCCGCGCTGCTGTCACCGGCGCTCGACGGCGCGGTGGCGCACGAACTGCTCGTCCGGCTGGAACAGCCGTGGCTGCTCACGGACGGCGACACCCTGGCGGGCAAGCTGCATGGCGTGCCGTTGGCCGACGATGTGCGCGAGGTCCTGCTGTCCGCCGGTACGACGCCCGCCGAGCTCGCGGCGAAGACCGCCGAGCGCATCCCCGAGGTGGTCGCGCTCGCCGAGTACGCGGACGCTCCCCGGCGCGAGCCGGTGTTCCTCCACCCGCGCCAGCCGTCGCTGATCACGCACAGCTCCGGTACGACCGGCATCCCGAAGCTGGCCGTGCACTGCCCGGAGACCGGCTGGCACCGGCTCGTGCCGCAGCGGCTGGTGTCCTGGCCCATCCGGGGCAAGGAGACGGCCGCGCTGTGCATGACGTTCGTGCACTCCCGCTTCTACCAGGGGCTCGCCATGTTCCTCAGCCACGGCAACCCGATGGTGATCGCCGTGGATCCGGACCCGGACCGCATCGGCCCGCTGTTCGTCCGCACCCGCCCCGGATACATCGAGACCCACCCCAACACGTACGTCGACTGGGAGGAACTCGACGACGCGCCGGGCGCCCCCCTGTCCAGCGTCCGGGTCTTCGGCGCCACGTTCGACGCGATGCACCCGCGCACCATCCAGCGGATGCTCGCCGCCTCACGACACAAGCGGCCGGTCTTCGTCCAGTTCTACGGGCAGTCCGAGATCGGCCCCATGGCCGGACGCTGGTACACACGCCAGACCGCCCACAAGGCCGACGGCCGGTGCGTCGGGATGCCGTTGCCCGGCTTCATCTCCATGCGCGTCGTCGACGACACGGGCCGGCGGCTCGGCACCGGACGGACCGGCCACCTCGAAGTGCGCAGCCGCACCCGGATCCTCACCTACCTGGGCGAGGACGAACGGTTCCGGAGCGAACTGCGCGACGGCTGGTGGCGGGTCGGCGACATGGGCTACCTCAGCCGCTGGGGCCTGCTGCACCTGATGGACCGCGAGGTCGACCGGATCGACACCGTGGACAGCAACCTCGCCGTCGAGGACCTCCTGATGAGCCGCCTCGAAGAACTGCGCGAAGTGGTGATCGTGGCGGGCGAACAGGGCGAGCCCGTCCCCGTGGTGGCCACCCGGGGCGAGCTGCCCCTCGACGAGAAGCGGTGGCGGCGGGCGACCTTCGACCTGCCCCCGATGAGCCCCTTCCGCCAGCTCGGGTTCGACGACCTGCCGCGCACCTCGACCCGCAAGGTCCAGCGGTCCGAGCTGGCCAAGCTGGTCAGGGAAGGAAACCCGCCGGCCACCGGGCCGGACGAGGCGTCGGACAAGACGGTGGGGGCGTGACCATGAAGGACACGGCAGGAAGTCGACTCTTCGAGCTCATGGCCGGGTTCTGGAAGACCCAGGCCGTCTACCTCGCCACCGAGTCGGGCGTCGTCGACGCCATCGCGGCGGCGGACCGTGCCCGGACCATCGATCTGTCCCTGGAGACCAGGACCGACGCCGACGCGCTGGGGCGGCTCCTGCTGTTCCTGGAGAGCCTCGGCGTGGTCGAGGGCGACGAGGCGAGCGGCTGGGCGCTGACCGAGGTCGGCGAACTGCTGCGCACCGACACCCGCGACTCGATGCGCGACCATGTGCGCATCTACGGCTCGCACTTCTACCCGGCGTGGGGCGCGCTGTCCCACTCGCTGCGCACCGGCCGCTCGGCGTTCGCACACGTCTACGGCTCCGACCTGTTCTCGTACCTGCACCAGAACCCCGAGGTCTCGCTGACCTACGAGCGGGCCATGGTGGCGGGCACCCCCTTCTTCGCGGAGGTCAGCGGCGCCTACGACTTCTCCGGGGCGCGGCGGATCGTGGACGTCGCCGGCGGCCACGGAGCACTCCTCAACGAGATCCTCAACGCGAACGAGGGCCCGCGCGCCGTACTGTTCGACGCCCCGCACGTGATCGAGGAGACCAGGGACCGCCCGATCGCCACGGACCACGCGGACCGGTGCGAACGGGTCGCCGGAAACTTCTTCGAGTCGATCCCGGCCGACGGCGACGTCTACCTCCTCTCCCGCATCCTGCACTGCTTCGACGACGAGGCGTGTCACCGGATCCTCACCAACTGCCGTCGCGCGATGGCCCCCGGCGGCAGGTTGGTGATCCTGGAACGCGTACTGACCCGGGGCACCGGCTCCTCGCTGACCCAGGGCTACAACATGCACATGCTGGTGGTGCTCGGCGGCGGCCGGGAGCGGGACGAGACGCAGTACCGCACGCTCCTCGACAAGGCCGGCTTCACCGTGGAATCCATCCACGGCCTTCCCCTGGAGACGCATCTCATGGTCGCGGCACCGAGCTGACCCGCCGGAACGCTCGATGACGTGACACCGACGCCGTGGGAGCGCAGCATGGCTGACAGACCCGTCGAGGGAAAATGGCTCACCGGCTGGGATCCCGAGGACGAGGACCGCTGGGAACGGGACGGCCGCCGTATCGCCCGCCGCAACCTCGTCCTCTCCGTCCTCTCCGAACACATCGGGTTCTCGGTGTGGACGCTGTGGTCGGTCCTCGTCCTGTTCATGTCCCCCGAGATCGGGCTCGGATTCGACTCCGGGGAGAAGTTCCTGCTCGTGGCGGTCCCCACCGTCGTGGGCGCTGTGCTGCGGCTGCCCTACAGCCGTGCGGTGACCCGGTTCGGCGGACGCGACTGGACCGTGTTCGCCACCGCCGTCCTGCTCGTGCCCACCCTGCTCGCCCTGTACTTCGTCCAGCGCCCCGGCACACCGCTGTGGGTGTTCCTGCTCATCGGCGCCGTGGCCGGCCTCGGCGGGGGCAACTTCGCGTCGTCGATGACGAACATCACCGCCTTCTATCCGCAGCGCCGCCAGGGCTGGGCCCTCGGTCTCAACGCGGGCGGCGGAAACCTCGGCGTCGCGGCGGTCCAGCTCGTCGGACTCGCGGTCACCTCGGTGGCCGGGCGGACACACCCCTCGTACGTCGCGGCGGTCTACCTTCCGCTGATCGTGGTCGTCGCCCTGCTCGCGGCGTGGAAGATGGACAACGTGGACACCGTGCGGTCCGCACCCGGCGCCCAGCGCGAGGCGGTCCGCGACCCCGACACCTGGTGGATCTCCCTCCTCTACGTCGGCACCTTCGGCTCCTTCATCGGCTACGGCTTCGCCTTCGGCCTCGTCCTGCAGAACGAGTTCGACACCACCCCGATCACCGCGGTCGGATACACCTGCCTCGGCCCGCTCCTGGGCTCCTGCGCCCGCCCGCTCGGCGGATGGCTGGCCGACCGGGCGGGCGGAGCGAGGGTCACCTTCTGGAACTTCCTCGGCATGGCCGCCGGCACGCTCGTGCTCCTCCTCGCCTCCCGCGCACACTCCTTCGGCCTGTTCGTCGCCGGGTTCATCGTGCTGTTCGTGCTCAGCGGCCTCGGCAACGGCTCGACGTACAAGATGATCCCGGCGATCCACGCGCACAAGGCGGAGCGAGCCGTCACCGCCGGATGCGACGCGGCCGACGCCTTCGCCCGCGCCCGTCGGCTGTCCGGCGCGGTCATCGCGATCGCCGGCGCGGTGGGCGCCCTCGGCGGTGCCGCCATCAACCTCGCCTTCAAGCTCTCCTACTCCGACGGCTCCGGCTCCGGAGCCCCCGCCTTCGTGGCGTTCCTCGCCTTCTACGCCCTGTGCCTGGTCCTGCTGCGGCTCACCCGTCCACACCGCCCACCGGCACCGGTCACGCGCGCGTCCCGCGGCATCGAGGAGACCAGCCGTGTCTGAACCGCCCTTTCCCACCCCGCGGACGCGCACCCACTGCCCGTACTGCGCACTGCAGTGCGGCACGCTCCTGCACGGCGACCGGGAGACAGGTGTGCGGGTGCGACCGGCGGACTTCCCGGTGAACCGGGGCAAGCTGTGCCAGAAGGGCTGGACCGCCCCCGACGTGCTGACCGCCGCCGACCGGCTCACCCGCCCCCTGTCCAGGGGCCCGGACGGCCGGCTCACGGGCACCTCCTGGGACACCGCGCTGGACACGGTGGCCGAGCGGATACGCGCCCTGCGCGCCCGGCACGGTCCGGACACGGTGGCGGTCTTCGGCGGAGGCGGCCTGACCAACGAAAAGGCCTACCTGCTGGGGAAGTTCGCCCGTCTCGCCCTCGGGACCAGCCAGATCGACTACAACGGCCGGTTCTGCATGTCGTCCGCCGCCACGGCCGGAAACGAGGCGTTCGGCGTGGACCGGGGCCTGCCCTTTCCCGTCGCGGACCTGCGCGACGCGCGGACCGTGCTGCTGGCCGGCGCGAACGTCGCCGAGACCATGCCGCCCCTGCTGCAACACCTCGACCGGGCCGAACTGATCGTCATCGACCCGAGGCGCACCGCCACCGCACACCGCGCCACCCTGCATCTGCAGCCCGTGCCCGGCACCGACCTCGCCCTCGCCCTCGGGCTCCTGCACATCGCCGTCGTGGACGGGCTGCTCGACCAGGACTACATCCGGCGGCGCACCCACGGCTTCGAGGAAGCGGCACGCCGGGCGATGGCCTGGTGGCCCGAGCGGGTCGAGTCCGTCACCGGCGTACCCGCCCGCGACCAGCGCGCGGCCGTCCGGCTGCTCGCCCGGCCCCGGAACGCGTACGTACTGACGGGCCGGGGCGTCGAGCAGCACAGCCAGGGCACCGACACCGCGGCCGGGTTCATCAACCTGGCCCTCGCCCTGGGCCTGCCGGGATCCGGGCGCGGCGGGTACGGGTGCCTGACCGGACAGGGCAACGGTCAGGGAGGCCGGGAACACGGACAGAAGGCCGACCAACTGCCCGGCTACCGCTCCCTCACCGACCCCGCGGCACGCGCCCACGTCGCCGGCGTATGGGGAGTGGCGCCGGACGACCTGCCGGGCCCCGGGCGCAGCGCCTACGAGCTCCTGGACGCGCTGGGCGCTGACCACGGGCCGCGTGCCCTGCTGGTCTTCGGGTCGAACCCGGCGGTCTCGGCGCCGCACGCCGCCCACGTGACCGAACGGCTGGCGTCCCTCGAGCTCCTCGTGGTGGCCGACTTCGTTCCCTCCGAGACCGCCCGCATGGCCGACGTCGTGCTGCCCGTCACCCAATGGGCCGAGGAGGAGGGAACGCTGACCAGTCTGGAGGGCCGCGTACTGCGCCGCCGCGCCGTGATACCGCCCCCGGCGCAGGCCCGCAGCGACCTGCGGGTGCTGCGCGACCTCGCCGTGCGGCTGGGCCAGCCCCCGGACCGCTACCCGAGCGATCCGAGGGAGGTGTTCGAGGAGTTGCGCGCGGCGTCCCGGGGCGGACGGGCCGACTACTCCGGCATCACCTACGAACGGCTGGACGCCGGCGAGTGCCTGCACTGGCCCTGCCCGGACACCGAAGAGCGTCATCCGGGCACGCCCAGACTCTTCCTGGACCGGTTCGCGCACCCCGACGGCAAGGCACGGTTCGCCGCCGTCGACCATCGCGGTCCCGCCGAGGACATCAGCTCGGCGTACCCCCTGCACGGCACGACCGGCAGGGTCCTGGCGCACTACCAGTCCGGGGCGCAGACCCGCCGGGTCGCGGAGCTGAGCGCGGCCGTCCCCGAGCCCTTCATCGAGGTCCACCCCGACACCGCGGCCCGCTCGGGGGTGGTCGACCGCGGCCTCGCCCGCGTCACGTCCCCACGGGGCAGCATGACCGCCCGGGTCCGACTGGACCCGACGATGCGCCCGGACACCCTCTTCGCGCCCTTCCACTTTCCCGGGGACGGGCGGGCCAATCTCTTCACCCACCCCGCCCTGGACCCACGCAGCGGCATGCCCGGGTTCAAGGTGAGCGCCGTACGACTGGAGCCCGTGTCGGAAGGGGCGCCCGGCGGCCGGCGCCCGGCACGCTCCCCCACTGCCTCAAGGGAGTGGGAGGCGCCCCCACCCGACGCACCGGGCGAAAGCCCAGGTACATCCGGTACGAGCGCTTCCACCCGCCACGCCGAGAGCCCGCTCCCCGGCCCGCTCTCCGGCCTGCTCCCCGGCCCGCTCTCCGGCCTGCTCCTCGGTCTGCCGCCCGGCCTGCTGTTCGGTCTGCCGCCCGGCCTGCTGTTCGGTCTGCCGCCCGGCCCGTTCCTCGGCCCGTTCCTCGGTCTGCCGCCCGGCCCGCTTCCCGGCCTGCCGCCCGGCCCGCTCTCCGGCCTGCTCCTCGGTCTGCCGCCCGGCCCGCTCCTCGGCCTGCCGCCCGGCCCGCTCTCCGGCCCGCTCCCCGGCCCGCCGCCCGACCCGCTCCTCGGCCCGCCGCCCGGACCACTCCCCGCCCCGCCCTCCGGGCGGACGACGCCACTTCCGGCACAGGCCCTGGACGCGATGCCCGAGGTGACGCCATGAGTCGGATCCTCGTCGTCGGCAACGGCCCGGCCGCGCACCGTCTTGCCGACCGCCTGCGGCACCACGGCCACACCGGACCCCTCACCGTCCTCGGGGCCGAACCCAGCCCCGTCCACCACCGGCCGCTGCTGTCCGACGTCGTCGCCGGCCTGCTCCCCGCCGAAGCCGTCCGCCTGCCGCCCCCGCCCGACACCCGGGTGCACACCGGCACGGTGGTGACGGGCATCGACCGGCCACGGCACGAAGTACGGGCGGAGCGGGACGGGATCGAGACCGTCCACTCCTACGACACCCTGGTCCTCGCCACCGGAGCCCGCGCCGTCGTCCCCGCCGTCGTCGGCGCGACCGGCGCCGACGGACGCCTCGCGGCGGGCGTGACCACCCTGCGTACGGCGGCGGACTGCGCCCGGATCACCGGGGACAGCGTGGTGGTGCTCGGCGGCGGGCCCCTGGGCGTGGAGACCGCCTTCGCCCTCGCGGCCCGGTCCACCCACACCACGCTGGTCTGCGCCCACCCCCATCCCCTGCACGAGCGGCTCGGCGCACCCTGCTCCGGCATGCTCACCGAGGAGCTGGAGCGGGCCGGTGTGACCGTGCTCGGCGGTCGCACGGTGGTGCGCCGCACCCCCGGCCGGGTGCTCCTGGACGACGGAACGACACTGCGCGCCGACACACTCGTCCTGTGCACCGGCGCCACCCCGGACGTACGGCTCGCCCGCGCCGCCGGTCTGCCGGTGCGCCACGGGATCCTGGTCGACGACCGACTGAGCGCCGGAGACCCCCATGTCCATGCCGTCGGGGACTGCGCCGAACACGACGGCCGGACCCTGGGCGGTATCGAGGTCGCCCACGCGCAGGCCGACGCGCTGGCGGGCATCCTCACCGGCCGTGCCACGGCCTACCTGCCTGCCGCGTCCACGTTCCGGCTGCGCGCCCGAGCCGTCGACGTGTCCTGCATCGGCTCCCCGGCCGACTTCGACGAACCCGGCGCCCGCACCGTCACCTTCACCGACCGGTCGGGCCGCCGCCACGCACGCCTCGCACTGCGCGACGAACACCTGATCGCCGCGGTGCTCTTCGGCGTGCCGGAGGCCATAGCCGCCCTCGGCGTCACCCATCGGCAGGGCCGGCGGGTTCCGTCCGACCGGCTGGGGCTGCTCCTCGGTCGGCCGGTGACACCCGCGCCCACCGGTGCCGAGACGGACGAGGACGCCCTGATCTGCCTGTGCAACAGCGTCCGGCGCCGGGCCCTGGCCAAGGCCTGGCGGGCGGGGGCCCGTACCGTCACGGCGCTGGCGGACGCGACCCGGGTCGCCACGGGGTGCGGCGGCTGCGGCCCCGCGGTGGCGCGGCTGTGCGACACCTGGGAGCGCGCGGACCGGAACGCACCGGAGGGGGCCCGGTGACGCGCACCCTGGTCGTCGTCGGACACGGCATGGTCGGGCACCGGCTCGTCGACCGGCTGCGCGTCCTGGACACCTCCGGCGACTGGCGGGTCGTCGTCCTGGCCGAGGAACCTCACCCCGCCTACAACCGCATGGCACTGTCCTCGTATCTGACCGGCCGGACGAAGCAGGACCTCGCCCTCGCCGACCGGGAGTTCCTCGCCGACCCCCTGGTGGACCTCCGCCTCGCCTGCCCCGCCGTCTCCGCCGACCGCGCCACGCGCACGGTGGTGACCGCCGGGGGCGACGTCGTCCCGTACGACGCGCTGGTCCTCGCGACCGGCTCGCGCCCCTTCGTTCCCCCCGTTCCTGGCCGGGACCTGACGCACTGCTTCGTCTACCGGACCTTCGACGACCTGGACGCGATCCGGGGCGCGGCACGCCCCGGCCGCCCGTGCGTGGTGGTCGGCGGCGGACTCCTCGGCCTGGAGGCGGCCCATGGGCTGAGCCGGCTGGGGATGCGCCCCCATGTCGTGGAGAGCGCGCCTCATCCGATGCCGGCCCAGCTCGATCCCGGTGCGGCACGGGTGCTCCACCGGGGCGCCGCCGAACTCGGCCTCGACCTGCGCTGCGGAAGTGCCGTCGCCTCGGTCGAGGGCCACCCCGACGGCACCGTACGGGCCGTCGTCCTCACGGACGGCACGGTCCTGGACTGCGATCTGACGGTCTTCGCCGCGGGTGTCCGCCCACGGGACGAACTCGCCGCCGGGCTGGGCCTCGAACGCGGAGCGCGGGGCGGCATCCTGGTCGACGAGCACTGCCGTACCGCCGACGAGCGTGTCTGGGCCGTCGGAGAGTGCGCCGCCGTGCGCGGGCGCTGCCACGGCCTGCTCGCCCCGGGGTACGCGATGGCCGACACGGTGGCCCGCCAGTTGGCCGGCCACCGTGTCGCACACGTCGGTGCCCTGGACACGTCGACGGAGCTGAAACTCCTCGGCGTGCGCGTGGCCACGTTCGGCACCACGGATCCGGGGGACCGTTGGGCCGTCGAAGTCGTCTTCGCCGAGGGCACCGCCCGCTACGCCAAGGTGTTCCTCCACCACGACACCGGCAGCCTCCTCGGCGGCATCCTCGCGGGCGACACGGGCTCACGCACCGAGCTCGGTCCGCTGGTCGGCCGTCCGCCCCCGGCCGATCTCGAACGGCTCCTCCTCCCCTGACGGGCCCCCGGCGCGGACGGACGGGAGCCCGGCAGGCGGCGGCGCGGACCGACGTCAGCCCACCAGCCCCAGCTCCCGGGCGATCAGCATCCGCTGCACCTCGCTCGTGCCCTCGCCGATCTCCAGGATCTTGGAGTCACGCCACATACGGGCGACCGGGTACTCGTTCATGAAGCCGTAGCCGCCGTGGATCTGGGTGGCGTCGCGGGCGTTGTCGACGGCGACGGTGGAGGAGTAGAGCTTCGCGAGCGCCGCCTCCTTCTTGAAGGGCTCGCCGCTGACCAGCCGGGAGGCCGCGTCGCGCCAGGCCAGGCGGGCCGTGTGGGCCTTCATCTCCATGTCGGCGATCTTGAACTGGATGGCCTGGTTGGAGCCGATCG belongs to Streptomyces graminofaciens and includes:
- a CDS encoding RrF2 family transcriptional regulator; the protein is MKLSNGVEWALHCCVSLGQSQAPVPAARLAKLHGIPPAYLAKHLQSLSQAGILRSTPGPVGGYAFTQPPAQVTVLDVVLAIDGPKPAFRCTEIRRQGPLALGPEECQKPCAVSRAMAAADAAWRAALKSITIADLTRDIEADSAGSAMGSVRQWLAGTG
- a CDS encoding MFS transporter, producing the protein MSETEDRLSSASPAVAAPGRRSEPSAPPSGQERAALGFAAVALFVAAANLRPAIAAVSPLVDRIRADLDLSATAVALLTTIPTLAMGLCAPLAASVGRRWGLQRGVLIGLVVVAVATAARGLGGATWLQLCCAAVVGAGIAISQTLLPAVVKTRFADRAGLVTGIYTAGLGLGGAVAAGASAPLADALDSWPAALASWAVLAVAGIVLWSAAKGQLRLAHIDGPKGPATTGLPWRSGLAWRITAISAGNSALYYCELAWIAPLLHDDGGLSEARAGFMLTVMISIQVVAMLGVPVLLGEREDKRLGLAVTTVLTAVGFLGFAFSPGTGTWLWVLAMGVGHGGLFTLVLTLPVSASRDAAQAGRFAAMAFFVGYACAAVGPVVVGGLRDATGDYRLAFGLLTAATLLMLLPIARLSPRRIEKDRRADA
- a CDS encoding FAD-dependent monooxygenase, translating into MAPSKAQVAIVGGGVAGLVTATLLHGHGMDVRLFEQTPVFGAVGAGIQLSPNGVRVLYRLGLADALARTGVRAGAIETRRWDDASLIARVPHGARCDERFGAPYYLIHRADLQRCLVSALPEDVVELGRGCVRLVERPDTVELHLTDGSVTTADLVIGADGVHSVARRAVVDDEPRFSGYSVHRGLVPAEVMPSFTHDPRVVFWLGPERHVTYYPIVGGDMVHFSAVGVSPDARSGSSSVPGTTEDLDAAFAGWHEEVRRVVTAAESVTRWDLYDRDMACRYATDRVVLLGDAAHPTLPYLSQGANQALEDAVVLARCLREAGPGTPTGAVRRYQGLRMPRTADIHRRARALGRTFHLPDGAHQERRDRDMRARQSLEHLDWLYGHDAAAAATPPEPASGREPSAARLTHRP
- a CDS encoding class I adenylate-forming enzyme family protein, whose amino-acid sequence is MLHTLLSRVTRGNGFYIGDIFHAAARRDATTQVTLDRPPQWAPERGTHFTVGQLADQIDELAARLWAAGVRPTERVALYKTDNFDIALLACAAARIGAVPALLSPALDGAVAHELLVRLEQPWLLTDGDTLAGKLHGVPLADDVREVLLSAGTTPAELAAKTAERIPEVVALAEYADAPRREPVFLHPRQPSLITHSSGTTGIPKLAVHCPETGWHRLVPQRLVSWPIRGKETAALCMTFVHSRFYQGLAMFLSHGNPMVIAVDPDPDRIGPLFVRTRPGYIETHPNTYVDWEELDDAPGAPLSSVRVFGATFDAMHPRTIQRMLAASRHKRPVFVQFYGQSEIGPMAGRWYTRQTAHKADGRCVGMPLPGFISMRVVDDTGRRLGTGRTGHLEVRSRTRILTYLGEDERFRSELRDGWWRVGDMGYLSRWGLLHLMDREVDRIDTVDSNLAVEDLLMSRLEELREVVIVAGEQGEPVPVVATRGELPLDEKRWRRATFDLPPMSPFRQLGFDDLPRTSTRKVQRSELAKLVREGNPPATGPDEASDKTVGA
- a CDS encoding methyltransferase — protein: MKDTAGSRLFELMAGFWKTQAVYLATESGVVDAIAAADRARTIDLSLETRTDADALGRLLLFLESLGVVEGDEASGWALTEVGELLRTDTRDSMRDHVRIYGSHFYPAWGALSHSLRTGRSAFAHVYGSDLFSYLHQNPEVSLTYERAMVAGTPFFAEVSGAYDFSGARRIVDVAGGHGALLNEILNANEGPRAVLFDAPHVIEETRDRPIATDHADRCERVAGNFFESIPADGDVYLLSRILHCFDDEACHRILTNCRRAMAPGGRLVILERVLTRGTGSSLTQGYNMHMLVVLGGGRERDETQYRTLLDKAGFTVESIHGLPLETHLMVAAPS